From the Streptomyces syringium genome, one window contains:
- the dop gene encoding depupylase/deamidase Dop produces the protein MTVRRVMGIETEYGISVPGHPNANAMLTSSQIVNAYAAAMHRARRARWDFEEENPLRDARGFDLAREAADSSQLTDEDIGLANVILTNGARLYVDHAHPEYSSPEITNPRDAVLWDKAGERIMAEAAERAAQLPGAQPIHLYKNNTDNKGASYGTHENYLMKRETPFSDIVRHLTPFFVCRQVVTGAGRVGIGQDGREHGFQLSQRADYFEVEVGLETTLKRPIINTRDEPHADAEKYRRLHVIIGDANLSEISTYLKLGTTALVLSMIEDGFIAADLAIDQPVRTLHQVSHDPTLRRLITLRSGRTLTAVQLQMEYFELARKYVEDRFGADADEQTKDVLGRWEDVLNRLERDPMSLAGELDWVAKRELLEGYRRRDTLDWDAARLHLVDLQYADVRPDKGLYNRLAARGRMKRLLEEDEVQRAITAPPEDTRAYFRGRCLEQYADDVAAASWDSVIFDLPGRDSLQRVPTLEPLRGTRNHVKELLDRCRTAEELVRVLSGG, from the coding sequence ATGACCGTACGGCGAGTAATGGGCATCGAGACGGAGTACGGGATCTCCGTCCCCGGTCACCCGAACGCCAATGCCATGCTCACCTCGTCCCAGATCGTCAATGCCTACGCGGCTGCGATGCACCGGGCGCGACGAGCCCGCTGGGACTTCGAGGAGGAGAACCCGCTGCGGGACGCCCGCGGCTTCGACCTCGCCCGCGAGGCCGCAGACTCCAGCCAGCTCACCGACGAGGACATCGGCCTGGCCAATGTCATCCTCACCAACGGCGCGCGGCTGTACGTGGACCACGCCCACCCCGAGTACAGCTCGCCGGAGATCACCAATCCGCGTGACGCCGTGCTGTGGGACAAGGCGGGCGAGCGCATCATGGCCGAGGCCGCCGAGCGCGCCGCCCAGCTGCCCGGCGCGCAGCCGATCCACCTCTACAAGAACAACACCGACAACAAGGGCGCCTCCTACGGCACCCATGAGAACTACCTGATGAAGCGGGAGACCCCCTTCTCGGACATCGTGCGCCATCTGACGCCGTTCTTCGTCTGCCGGCAGGTCGTCACCGGCGCCGGCCGCGTCGGCATCGGCCAGGACGGCCGTGAGCACGGCTTCCAGCTCAGCCAGCGCGCGGACTACTTCGAGGTCGAGGTCGGCCTGGAGACCACCCTCAAGCGGCCCATCATCAACACCCGCGACGAGCCGCACGCCGACGCCGAGAAGTACCGCAGGCTGCACGTCATCATCGGTGACGCCAACCTCTCCGAGATCTCCACCTACCTCAAGCTCGGCACCACCGCCCTGGTGCTGTCGATGATCGAGGACGGCTTCATCGCCGCCGACCTGGCGATCGACCAGCCGGTCCGCACCCTCCACCAGGTGAGCCACGACCCCACGCTGCGCCGGCTCATCACGCTCCGTAGCGGCCGTACGCTCACGGCCGTACAGCTCCAGATGGAGTACTTCGAGCTGGCCCGCAAGTACGTCGAGGACCGCTTCGGCGCGGACGCGGACGAGCAGACCAAGGACGTCCTCGGCCGCTGGGAGGACGTGCTGAACCGGCTGGAGCGCGATCCGATGAGCCTCGCCGGCGAGCTGGACTGGGTGGCCAAGCGCGAGCTGCTGGAGGGCTACCGCCGCCGGGACACCCTGGACTGGGACGCCGCCCGGCTGCACCTGGTGGACCTCCAGTACGCGGACGTACGCCCCGACAAGGGCCTGTACAACCGGCTGGCGGCCCGCGGACGGATGAAGCGGCTCCTGGAGGAGGACGAGGTCCAGCGGGCCATCACGGCCCCGCCGGAGGACACCCGGGCCTATTTCCGCGGCCGCTGCCTGGAGCAGTACGCGGACGACGTGGCCGCCGCCTCCTGGGACTCGGTGATCTTCGATCTGCCCGGTCGTGACTCTCTGCAACGGGTGCCCACGCTGGAGCCACTGCGGGGGACCCGCAATCACGTCAAGGAGCTCCTGGACCGCTGTCGCACGGCCGAGGAACTGGTCCGCGTCCTGTCCGGGGGCTGA
- the arc gene encoding proteasome ATPase — MAAHDDDMNRGIRPGRGSDDPAGQVAYLEQEIAVLRRKLADSPRHTRILEERIVELQTNLAGVSAQNERLANTLREARDQIVALKEEVDRLAQPPAGFGVFLQTNEDGTADIFTGGRKLRVNVSPSVEAEDLRRGQEVMLNEALNVVEAMAFERAGDIVTLKEILEDGERALVIGHTDEERVVRLAEPLLDVTIRPGDALLLESRSGYVYEVIPKSEVEELVLEEVPDIDYTKIGGLGNQIELIRDAVELPYLYPDLFKEHELRPPKGVLLYGPPGCGKTLIAKAVANSLAKKVAEVTGKPAGKSFFLNIKGPELLNKYVGETERHIRLIFQRAREKASEGTPVIVFFDEMDSLFRTRGSGVSSDVENTIVPQLLSEIDGVEGLENVIVIGASNREDMIDPAILRPGRLDVKIKIERPDAEAAKDIFSKYLTETLPVHGDDLAEHGGSARAAVAGMIQSVVEQMYAESEENRFLEVTYANGDKEVLYFKDFNSGAMIQNIVDRAKKMAIKAFLDQNQKGIRVSHLLAACVDEFKENEDLPNTTNPDDWARISGKKGERIVFIRTLVTGKQGADTGRSIDTVANTGQYL; from the coding sequence GTGGCAGCCCACGACGACGACATGAACCGCGGCATCCGGCCCGGGCGAGGGTCTGACGACCCCGCGGGCCAGGTTGCCTATCTCGAGCAGGAGATCGCCGTCCTGCGGCGCAAGCTCGCCGACTCTCCGCGTCACACGAGGATTCTCGAAGAGCGGATCGTCGAGCTCCAGACCAACCTGGCCGGGGTGTCCGCTCAGAACGAGCGGCTCGCCAACACCCTCCGCGAGGCCCGCGACCAGATCGTGGCCCTCAAGGAGGAAGTGGACCGGCTCGCACAGCCGCCGGCCGGCTTCGGCGTCTTCCTGCAGACCAATGAGGACGGCACGGCGGACATCTTCACCGGAGGCCGGAAACTCCGGGTCAATGTCAGCCCGAGCGTCGAGGCCGAGGACCTCAGGCGTGGCCAGGAGGTCATGCTCAACGAGGCGCTCAATGTGGTCGAGGCCATGGCCTTCGAGCGGGCCGGGGACATCGTCACCCTCAAGGAGATCCTCGAGGACGGCGAGCGGGCCCTGGTCATCGGGCACACCGACGAGGAGCGGGTGGTGCGGCTCGCCGAGCCGCTGCTGGACGTCACCATCCGCCCCGGCGACGCCCTGCTGCTCGAATCCCGGTCCGGCTACGTCTATGAGGTCATCCCGAAGAGCGAGGTCGAGGAGCTCGTCCTCGAAGAGGTCCCGGACATCGACTACACGAAGATCGGCGGACTGGGAAACCAGATCGAGCTGATCCGCGACGCGGTCGAGCTGCCGTACCTCTACCCCGACCTCTTCAAGGAGCACGAACTGCGCCCGCCCAAGGGCGTGCTGCTCTACGGCCCGCCCGGCTGCGGCAAGACGCTCATCGCCAAGGCGGTGGCCAACTCCCTTGCCAAGAAGGTCGCCGAGGTCACCGGCAAGCCCGCGGGGAAGAGCTTCTTCCTCAATATCAAGGGCCCCGAACTGCTCAACAAGTACGTGGGGGAGACCGAGCGGCACATCCGGCTCATCTTCCAGCGCGCCAGGGAGAAGGCGAGCGAGGGCACGCCCGTCATCGTCTTCTTCGACGAGATGGACTCCCTCTTCCGCACCCGCGGCTCCGGAGTCAGCTCGGACGTGGAGAACACCATCGTCCCGCAGCTGCTCTCCGAGATCGACGGCGTGGAGGGCCTGGAGAACGTCATCGTCATCGGCGCCTCGAACCGCGAGGACATGATCGACCCCGCGATCCTGCGGCCCGGCCGGCTCGACGTCAAGATCAAGATCGAGCGTCCGGACGCCGAGGCGGCCAAGGACATCTTCTCCAAGTACCTCACCGAGACCCTGCCGGTCCACGGGGACGACCTGGCCGAGCACGGCGGGTCGGCCAGGGCCGCCGTCGCCGGCATGATCCAGTCGGTCGTCGAGCAGATGTACGCGGAGTCCGAGGAAAACCGCTTCCTCGAGGTCACGTACGCCAATGGCGACAAGGAAGTCCTGTATTTCAAGGACTTCAACTCGGGCGCGATGATCCAGAACATTGTGGACCGGGCGAAGAAAATGGCCATCAAGGCATTCCTCGACCAGAACCAGAAGGGCATTCGCGTCTCCCATCTGCTCGCCGCCTGTGTGGACGAGTTCAAGGAGAACGAGGACCTTCCCAACACCACCAACCCGGACGACTGGGCCCGGATCTCCGGCAAGAAGGGCGAGCGGATTGTCTTCATCCGCACCCTCGTCACCGGAAAGCAGGGCGCGGACACCGGTCGCTCGATCGACACCGTGGCCAATACCGGCCAGTATCTGTAA
- a CDS encoding endonuclease VII domain-containing protein yields the protein MSELHPGKKCSRCKRTLPRDAFASNQSISDGLQSYCRVCSADYYKRRQEAKGRVVRVKVPVPRGHKRCPQCEKVKPHSEWERNKTSSDGWSSYCRECRAGRNRDSCFRRKYGLSQDQLRDLVKRQGGVCVICLVAPAEHVDHDHETGKVRGVLCFNCNSALGKLRDDRGAMRRAIAYLEGNAWKPTLVASGVCRLPS from the coding sequence ATGTCCGAATTGCATCCAGGAAAGAAATGCTCCCGATGCAAGCGGACGTTGCCTCGTGATGCCTTCGCCTCCAACCAATCGATCAGTGACGGCCTTCAGTCGTACTGCCGAGTGTGCTCTGCCGACTACTACAAGCGGCGTCAGGAAGCCAAGGGGCGCGTGGTGCGGGTTAAGGTGCCCGTTCCGCGGGGGCACAAGCGGTGTCCACAGTGCGAGAAGGTGAAGCCGCACAGTGAGTGGGAGCGAAACAAGACATCTTCGGACGGCTGGTCGAGCTACTGCCGCGAGTGTCGGGCGGGGCGTAACCGGGATAGCTGCTTCCGCCGCAAGTACGGCTTGAGTCAGGACCAGTTGCGTGACTTGGTGAAGCGGCAGGGCGGTGTGTGCGTGATCTGTCTCGTTGCCCCGGCCGAGCATGTGGATCATGATCACGAGACGGGTAAAGTCCGGGGCGTACTGTGCTTCAACTGTAATTCGGCACTCGGCAAGTTGAGAGATGATCGTGGCGCGATGCGTCGGGCGATCGCTTATCTGGAAGGAAACGCGTGGAAGCCAACACTCGTAGCATCGGGCGTCTGCCGGCTGCCTTCCTGA
- a CDS encoding ubiquitin-like protein Pup, whose translation MATKDTGGGQQKATRSTEEVEEQAQDAQASEDLKERQEKLSDDVDSVLDEIDDVLEENAEDFVRSFVQKGGE comes from the coding sequence ATGGCGACCAAGGACACCGGCGGCGGGCAGCAGAAGGCCACGCGTTCCACGGAGGAGGTCGAGGAGCAGGCACAGGACGCGCAGGCTTCGGAAGACCTCAAGGAACGCCAGGAGAAGCTGTCGGACGACGTGGACTCCGTGCTGGACGAGATCGACGATGTCCTCGAGGAGAACGCCGAGGACTTCGTGAGGTCATTTGTCCAGAAGGGTGGAGAGTAG
- a CDS encoding ferredoxin: MTVRNEGLDELEVWIDQDLCTGDGICVQYAPEVFELDIDGLAYVKSADDELLQDKGATTPVPLPLLSDVRDSAKECPGDCIHVRRVADKVEVYGPDAE; the protein is encoded by the coding sequence ATGACCGTGCGGAACGAAGGCCTCGACGAGCTGGAAGTCTGGATCGACCAGGACCTGTGCACGGGCGACGGCATTTGCGTGCAGTACGCCCCCGAGGTCTTCGAGCTGGACATCGACGGGCTGGCGTATGTGAAGAGCGCGGACGACGAGCTGCTGCAGGACAAGGGTGCCACCACGCCCGTGCCGCTGCCGCTGCTGAGCGATGTCAGGGACTCGGCGAAGGAGTGCCCGGGGGACTGCATCCACGTCCGCCGCGTCGCCGACAAGGTCGAGGTCTACGGCCCCGACGCCGAGTGA
- the prcB gene encoding proteasome subunit beta has protein sequence MEANTRSIGRLPAAFLTPGSSSFMDFLGTHQPDLLPGNRQLPPLKGAVEAPHGTTIVAASFPGGVVLAGDRRATMGNVIAQRDIEKVFPADEYSAVGIAGTAGLAVEMVKLFQLELEHFEKVEGVQLSLEGKANRLSTMIRSNLGMAMQGLAVVPLFAGWDVDRNKGRIFSYDVTGGRSEEHGFAATGSGSVFARGALKKLFRENLTEDQTTTLVVQALYDAADDDSATGGPDLARRIYPIVTVITDEGFRKLTDAQCAEVVRAIHERRLQEPDGPRAALL, from the coding sequence GTGGAAGCCAACACTCGTAGCATCGGGCGTCTGCCGGCTGCCTTCCTGACGCCCGGCTCGTCGTCCTTCATGGACTTCCTCGGTACGCACCAGCCGGACCTGCTGCCGGGCAATCGGCAGCTGCCTCCGCTGAAGGGCGCCGTCGAGGCGCCGCACGGCACGACGATCGTCGCCGCGTCCTTCCCCGGCGGTGTGGTGCTCGCCGGCGACCGGCGGGCGACGATGGGCAATGTCATCGCGCAGCGGGACATCGAGAAGGTCTTCCCGGCCGACGAGTACTCGGCCGTCGGCATCGCCGGCACGGCCGGGCTGGCCGTCGAGATGGTCAAGCTCTTCCAGCTCGAGCTCGAGCACTTCGAGAAGGTCGAGGGCGTCCAACTCTCCCTGGAGGGCAAGGCGAACCGGCTGTCCACCATGATCCGCAGCAATCTCGGCATGGCCATGCAGGGCCTCGCCGTGGTGCCGCTCTTCGCCGGCTGGGACGTCGATCGCAACAAGGGTCGCATCTTCTCCTACGACGTGACCGGCGGGCGCTCCGAGGAGCACGGCTTCGCGGCGACCGGCTCCGGCTCGGTCTTCGCGCGCGGTGCGCTGAAGAAGCTCTTCCGGGAGAACTTGACGGAGGATCAGACCACCACGCTCGTCGTCCAGGCGCTGTACGACGCGGCCGACGACGACTCGGCGACCGGTGGGCCCGACCTCGCCCGCCGTATCTATCCGATCGTCACCGTCATCACCGACGAGGGGTTCCGGAAGCTGACCGACGCCCAGTGCGCCGAGGTCGTCCGCGCGATCCACGAGCGGCGCCTGCAGGAGCCGGACGGTCCGCGGGCCGCACTGCTCTGA
- the prcA gene encoding proteasome subunit alpha, translating to MSTPFYVSPQQAMADRAEYARKGIARGRSVVVLQYTDGVLFVAENPSRALHKVSEIYDRIAFAAVGKYNEFENLRIGGVRYADLRGYTYDRDDVTARGLANVYAQTLGTIFSSAAEKPYEVELIVAEVGPGPEDDQIYRLPHDGSIVDEHGSVAVGGNADQISSYLDQRHRDGMTLAEALKLAVESLTRDNNGGERTLTAEQLEVAVLDRTRPQQRKFKRLLGRQLSRLLEGHATDVSVDESEEAAPGPGADEAPGAS from the coding sequence GTGTCGACGCCGTTCTATGTCTCACCCCAGCAGGCCATGGCCGACCGCGCCGAGTACGCCCGCAAGGGCATCGCCCGCGGCCGTAGCGTCGTCGTACTCCAGTACACCGACGGCGTTCTCTTCGTCGCCGAGAACCCGTCCCGCGCCTTGCACAAGGTCAGCGAGATCTACGACCGCATCGCCTTCGCCGCGGTGGGGAAGTACAACGAGTTCGAGAACCTGCGGATCGGCGGGGTGCGCTACGCCGATCTGCGCGGCTACACCTACGACCGCGACGATGTGACGGCCCGCGGTCTCGCGAACGTCTACGCCCAGACGCTGGGCACGATCTTCTCCAGCGCCGCGGAGAAGCCCTACGAGGTCGAGCTGATCGTCGCCGAGGTCGGGCCGGGCCCCGAGGACGACCAGATCTACCGGCTGCCGCACGACGGCTCGATCGTCGACGAGCACGGATCGGTCGCGGTCGGTGGCAACGCCGACCAGATCAGCAGCTATCTCGACCAGCGGCACCGGGACGGGATGACCCTCGCCGAGGCGCTCAAGCTCGCCGTCGAGTCGCTCACCCGTGACAACAACGGCGGTGAGCGCACGCTGACCGCCGAGCAGCTCGAGGTGGCGGTCCTGGACCGGACGCGACCGCAGCAGCGGAAGTTCAAGCGGCTGCTGGGCCGTCAGCTCTCGCGTCTGCTCGAGGGGCACGCCACGGATGTGAGCGTCGACGAATCGGAGGAGGCGGCTCCCGGGCCGGGGGCGGACGAGGCGCCGGGCGCGTCCTAG
- a CDS encoding LacI family DNA-binding transcriptional regulator — translation MARAAGVSQATVSLVMGDKWRGRVSERTAEAVRTAARELGYRPNLAARNLRLGRTRTALLVVPALTNEFFARVYTGAARAAAEHGVGVVLYPSPEGIGPARDPFASARATLDGVIASSMAVDALADIRDGDLPLVMLDSDPGRTEASATVNLDIADGMRQVTEYLLGLGHRRFAHLAADVDSWTFHERARALAGTLSGVADAGLTTEPAALDVRAGRAAAERALTGPGPRPTALICDSDILAAGACKAARRLGLRVPDDVSVTGFDDLPLATAVEPELTTVRLPAEAVGEAGMRALMTVLDGRPAAPTTLPVELIARGSSSHDGARTGEGVTAG, via the coding sequence GTGGCGCGCGCCGCGGGGGTGTCACAGGCCACCGTCTCGCTGGTCATGGGCGACAAGTGGCGCGGCCGGGTCTCCGAGCGGACCGCCGAGGCCGTGCGCACCGCCGCGCGGGAGCTGGGCTACCGGCCGAATCTCGCGGCGCGCAATCTGCGGCTGGGCCGCACCCGCACGGCGCTGCTGGTGGTCCCCGCGCTCACCAATGAATTCTTCGCCCGCGTCTACACCGGTGCCGCCCGGGCCGCGGCCGAGCACGGCGTCGGTGTGGTCCTCTACCCCTCCCCGGAGGGCATCGGGCCCGCCCGTGACCCCTTCGCCTCCGCCCGCGCGACTCTCGACGGCGTCATCGCCTCCTCCATGGCGGTGGATGCCCTGGCCGACATCCGCGACGGCGATCTGCCGCTGGTCATGCTCGACAGCGACCCCGGGCGGACGGAGGCGTCGGCGACCGTCAACCTCGACATCGCCGACGGCATGCGCCAGGTCACCGAGTATCTGCTGGGGCTCGGCCACCGCCGGTTCGCCCACCTCGCGGCCGACGTCGACTCCTGGACCTTCCACGAACGGGCCCGGGCGCTGGCCGGCACCCTGAGCGGGGTCGCGGACGCGGGTCTGACGACGGAGCCCGCGGCCCTCGATGTGCGGGCGGGCCGGGCGGCCGCCGAGCGGGCCCTGACCGGCCCCGGGCCGCGGCCCACCGCGCTGATCTGCGACAGCGACATCCTGGCGGCGGGCGCCTGCAAGGCGGCCCGGCGGCTGGGGCTGCGCGTGCCCGACGACGTCTCGGTGACCGGTTTCGACGATCTTCCGCTGGCGACGGCCGTCGAGCCGGAACTGACGACGGTGCGGCTGCCGGCCGAGGCCGTGGGCGAGGCGGGCATGCGGGCCCTGATGACCGTCCTGGACGGCCGGCCCGCCGCCCCCACGACGCTGCCGGTGGAGCTCATCGCCCGGGGCTCGTCCTCCCACGATGGCGCTCGCACTGGCGAGGGAGTAACGGCGGGCTAG